From one Psilocybe cubensis strain MGC-MH-2018 chromosome 13, whole genome shotgun sequence genomic stretch:
- a CDS encoding Sphingosine N-acyltransferase lac1, with protein sequence MGWKWLGKVSYILAAFNKLLTVDYLKSSSVDPGHHVTGPFLPQTPLGTSNRTANSNLSPKLNSFQIQRESWSIFVRWAIDPYLSFKLLLIPIVLFLNWELLSYCRISVGIYNPFQGIFLLSGYIPTSSPDDPRYRKSWWDIAFVAYYIVFFSFVREYLSLKVGRPLANYFRLRRESKVDRFAEQTYAFLYFMVFGAWGYRVMTQLPTYWYRTDEFWKGYPEWALKPELKRYYLMQFAYWWQQLLVLVLGLEKPRKDYWELVAHHLVTIWLVGWSYIVNLTFIGNAVFMSMDIPDSFFAFSKLLNYIQWNTAKVYSFGIFYVIWSYFRHYLNLRILWSVWFEIPTLVPSWSQNWNPSEGIYMPRWMHFQVFLPLLILQFLNLFWYYLINKVLIRALSSSDVDDSRSDHGEDTEDEGSNDKKTD encoded by the exons atgggttggaagtggTTGGGTAAAGTTTCCTACATCCTAGCTGCTTTCAATAAATTACTGACCGTGGACTATCTCAAATCGAGCAGTGTTGACCCAGGTCATCATGTAACGGGCCCGTTTCTCCCTCAAAC ACCTTTAGGCACATCAAATCGCACTGCGAACTCGAATCTCTCACCCAAGCTCAACTCCTTTCAAATTCAAAGAGAGAGCTGGTCGATATTTGTCCGGTGGGCAATTGATCCAT ATCTTTCATTCAAGTTACTTTTAATTCCTATAGTCCTGTTTCTGAACTGGGAACTGCTGTCATATTGCAGAATCAGCGTCGGAATTTATAACCCATTTCAAGGCATTTTCCTACTCTCCGGCTACATACCGACTTCGTCGCCAGACGATCCACGCTATCGAAAGTCTTGGTGGGACATAGCGTTCGTGGCCTATTAtatcgtcttcttctcttttgtCAGAGAGTATCTGAGTCTCAAAGTTGGCCGACCTTTAGCAAACTACTTTCGTTTAAGGCGCGAGTCCAAAGTTGATCGTTTCGCAGAGCAAACCTACGCTTTCTTGTACTTTATGGTATTTGGCGCTTGGGGATAT CGCGTTATGACTCAGCTTCCAACATATTGGTATAGAACCGATGAATTCTGGAAAG GTTACCCTGAATGGGCACTAAAACCTGAGCTCAAAAGATATTATCTCATGCAATTTGCATACTGGTGGCAGCAGCTTCTCGTCCTTGTGTTAGGCTTAGAAAAACCACGAAAAGATTACTGGGAGCTCGTTGCTCATCATCTTGTCACAATCTGGCTTGTCGG ATGGAGCTACATCGTCAATCTCACATTTATAGGAAATGCCGTGTTTATGAGCATGGATATTCCTgattctttctttgct TTTTCAAAACTGCTCAACTACATACAATGGAACACCGCCAAGGTCTACTCGTTTGGCATATTCTACGTTATATGGTC ATATTTCCGACATTACCTTAATCTACGAATTCTTTGGTCTGTTTGGTTTGAGATACCAACACTCGTTCC GTCTTGGTCCCAGAACTGGAATCCGTCTGAAGGCATTTACATGCCCCGCTGGATGCATTTCCAGGTCTTCCTCCCCTTGTTGATCCTGCAGTTCCTGAACCTCTTCTGGTACTACCTCATAAATAAGGTGCTAATTAG GGCTCTTTCCTCCAGCGACGTTGACGACAGCAGGTCGGACCATGGAGAAGATACAGAAGACGAGGGTTCCAACGATAAGAAAACCGATTAG
- a CDS encoding tRNA-dihydrouridine(16/17) synthase [NAD(P)(+)]-like, protein MAETTPEITSRRKLSGYELYRDVLGSPKYVVAPMVEQSELAWRKLSRRYGAQLIYSPMINAKMFVDSTNKTYRRANFDLISGEEGDPTIDRPLIVQFCANDPEQLLASAKVVEDHCDAVDLNLGCPQDIAKRGRYGSFLQDDWDLIYKLINILHTNLSIPVTAKFRVFPTVEKTVEYAKMLEQAGAQILTCHGRLREQRGQLTGLADWDKIRAVKQAVSVPVFANGNILYQSDIDACLKATGCDGVMSAEGQLYNPALFAGIEHPLDSPDYDSDEQILIRHPRHADLALEYLDVVMSLKTTTSVGGIKGHLFKIMRPGLLRELDLRDKLGKVKINPKKVKECLGAYRTVCEEMKARMERDEQAVKGTPLKDLITVEPITGIKVMPHWLAQPYFRPSPEQKEAYALANGLEEATEDSVATSPSKSKRPLEEPTEVGDDTKRARLVLEETNGARITESLQGNVIPA, encoded by the exons ATGGCAGAGACTACACCGGAAATTACTTCAAGGAGAAAACTGAGCGGATACGAACTTTATCGGGATGTTCTAGGCAGTCCAAAATATGTAGTGGCACCCATGGTCGAGCAGAGTGAGCTG GCTTGGAGAAAACTATCTAGACGATATGGAGCACAA CTAATTTACTCGCCGATGATCAACGCCAAG ATGTTTGTAGACTCTACCAACAAAACGTATCGTCGCGCCAACTTTGACCTAATATCTGGCGAAGAAGGCGATCCCACCATCGACCGGCCGCTCATCGTGCAGTTCTGTGCCAACGACCCGGAGCAGTTGCTTGCCTCAGCCAAAGTGGTAGAAGACCACTGCGATGCAGTCGACCTCAATTTGGGGTGCCCACAGGACATCGCGAAGCGTGGTCGATATGGATCTTTCTTGCAGGATGACTGGGATTTGATCTATAAACTCA TTAATATCCTTCACACCAACCTGTCGATTCCTGTAACCGCCAAATTTCGAGTGTTTCCGACCGTAGAAAAAACCGTGGAGTACGCAAAGATGCTGGAGCAGGCAGGCGCTCAAATTCTTACCTGCCATGGACGACTGAGAGAGCAAAGGGGCCAGTTAACT GGCCTCGCTGACTGGGACAAAATCCGTGCAGTCAAGCAGGCAGTCTCAGTGCCCGTCTTTGCAAACGGAAACATCCTCTACCAGTCCGATATCGATGCCTGTCTAAAAGCTACTGGTTGCGACGGCGTCATGAGTGCCGAAGGCCAACTGTACAACCCTGCGCTATTCGCGGGCATCGAACACCCGCTCGACTCGCCTGACTACGACTCGGACGAACAGATACTCATTCGCCACCCACGACATGCCGACCTTGCTCTAGAATACCTCGACGTCGTTATGAGTTTGAAGACGACAACCAGTGTAGGTGGAATCAAGGGGCACTTATTCAAGATCATGCGTCCTGGGCTGCTGCGGGAACTCGACCTCCGTGATAAGCTGGGGAAGGTCAAGATCAACCCCaagaaggttaaagaatgtCTCGGTGCGTACAGGACCGTATGtgaggaaatgaaggcacGAATGGAG CGGGATGAACAAGCAGTGAAGGGCACGCCTTTGAAAGATCTTATTACCGTTGAGCCTATCACAGGGATCAAAGTTATGCCCCATTGGTTAGCGCAGCCGTATTTCAGACCATCTCCAGAACAGAAAGAGGCCTACG CTCTTGCTAACGGGCTAGAGGAAGCGACTGAGGATTCTGTCGCAACCTCACcgtcaaaatcaaaacgaCCGCTAGAAGAGCCCACAGAAGTCGGAGACGATACAAAGAGAGCGCGTCTTGTGCTGGAAGAAACAAACGGAGCACGGATAACTGAATCTTTACAGGGAAATGTGATACCTGCATAG
- a CDS encoding Inositol polyphosphate 5-phosphatase OCRL, whose protein sequence is MTIIQQLQILLRSTDEVKAILDVSLITDSESAQDAQSKRVLAVISHKDDWNLSEEGWYVADTFFSSVVTEVSSLFICKYRANTINPEELEIQRIFPIYGEFSIVISQMRRGANDNVSQPFTTAWTKSVLEQPRAVITLSITPAEGLPSDAHPATFSTHDVQGLKNLVGVCKKLKEVSDVDPDAIINIASSTTHFSWLRPYFTKRTTITSLATTPQDLRQSIRPLIDRLSPACAGLMGDDHSDAQAIRDEWILAKTRSDARRQHGGRELFIRIGTFNVNGKFPSQDLSAWIQGDRISTVSLPPLKAVSPFSLGGDSFDWTTGSVQPSEESIPASLPVDPSDPDPDMFVLGFQELDLSTEALIYSTGTVREDAWCNAVFAALGEKGQKYEKLVSKQLVGMLIVVIVKKVLVPCFGDVKTCASGAGILGIMGNKGGTAVRLTFTPPMSVASKETESIASERTVSVTLGSAHSVPSPGPTTFTFVNAHLAAFDEMVDKRNLDFMDLSRKLSFEADAATIEDGGNNADDPLYSGIDPNSGEGGTGKATFNLNYRVDLPDTQMRNVLKDEEWNGKEKFEALLRFDQLKKSMQDKKAFEGFIEGTIEHMPTYRFSPGLMMDKLGYDLKRKPAWTDRILYMNSSTSRVRQLSYRAHPEIVMSDHRPVSANFVVDMDYYDKNELRSSASDLFDQVHDLDGESSLHKGGLRVDNMYIDFEKIGYDTKVQRMVTVRNTSKYACAFRFVPIQLDAPIHPEWLHIHPMLGVLLPNEATEITLTAHVDNGTAAKLNQKASDLSSTLILHTVLGKDHFISISAEYQYTCFANSLSRLTRLKAPIRSMNSPHDLLPEKNSINAPREVMRLVNWMMTSTPSSDMFLQPGDPILVKNIRECLDTGDEFPYAPDTSDTKVSMAFATTLLLLLDSLSESVVPASLHQRCLEMNDRDEAFELLDALPPASVNVWISVTAFLHFICQILSKNTNYTEDLATIFAPVLLRDDPTSTALSISPNGKRRFLLYFIS, encoded by the exons ATGACCATCATACAACAATTACAGATTCTACTGCGCTCTACTGATGAAGTCAAAGCCATTCTAGACGTCTCACTCATTACCGACTCTGAATCTGCTCAAGATGCGCAGAGCAAGCGAGTTCTGGCGGTTATTTCACACAAGGACGACTGGAATTTGTCAGAGGAAGGATGGTATGTTGCAgatacatttttttcttctgtgGTAACTGAGGTCAGTAGCCTATTCATATGCAAGTATAGAGCAAACACAATCAACCCAGAGGAACTGGAAATACAAAGAATATTCCCAATCTATGGCGAATTCTCCATTGTGATCAGCCAGATGCGTCGTGGAGCAAATGACAACGTATCACAACCCTTTACGACTGCATGGACCAAGTCGGTACTCGAGCAACCACGCGCTG TCATTACGCTCAGCATTACACCGGCAGAAGGACTGCCTAGTGATGCTCATCCAGCGACATTCTCTACCCACGATGTACAGGGGTTGAAGAACCTGGTGGGAGTGTGTAAAAAGCTAAAAGAAGTATCAG ATGTCGATCCCGATGCTATCATCAATATCGCATCTTCCACCACGCATTTCAGCTGGCTGAGACCTTATTTTACGAAGCGtaccaccatcacctctC TTGCAACCACTCCGCAGGATCTCCGCCAAAGTATTCGTCCGTTAATCGACCGTCTATCCCCTGCTTGCGCAGGCCTGATGGGGGATGACCATTCAGATGCACAGGCAATCAGAGATGAATGGATTCTTGCTAAAACCCGTTCAGATGCCCGCAGACAGCATGGAGGTAGAGAATTATT CATACGGATAGGGACATTCAATGTGAATGGAAAGTTTCCATCACAGGATTTGTCTGCATGGATTCAGGGAGACCGCATATCGACCGTTTCGCTTCCTCCTCTCAAGGCAGTCTCTCCGTTTTCACTTGGGGGAGATTCATTTGACTGGACTACCGGCTCTGTTCAACCTTCGGAGGAGTCCATTCCCGCGTCACTCCCCGTAGACCCATCCGATCCCGATCCTGACATGTTCGTGCTTGGTTTTCAGGAATTGGATTTATCTACCGAGGCGTTGATCTATTCAACGGGAACAGTTAGAGAGGATGCGTGGTGTAATGCGGTGTTTGCAGCCCTTGGCGAGAAAGGGCAGAAATATGAAAAG CTTGTATCAAAACAACTTGTAGGGATGCTCATCGTGGTAATTGTTAAGAAGGTGTTAGTCCCGTGCTTTGGGGATGTCAAGACTTGCGCATCGGGAGCCGGGATCCTGGGCATAATG GGAAACAAAGGAGGTACAGCGGTCCGCCTCACCTTTACCCCTCCTATGTCGGTCGCCAGCAAAGAAACAGAGTCGATTGCTTCAGAGCGCACAGTATCTGTCACATTGGGATCAGCCCACTCAGTCCCCTCCCCCGGACCGACAACTTTTACTTTCGTCAACGCACATCTAGCTGCTTTTGATGAGATGGTTGATAAACGAAATCTGGACTTTATGGATCTATCCCGGAAGCTTTCGTTTGAGGCTGATGCTGCTACAATAGAAGACGGAGGGAATAATGCCGATGACCCTCTGTATTCTGGAATAGATCCCAATTCAGGAGAGGGTGGCACAGGGAAGGCAACTTTCA ATCTGAATTATAGAGTGGACCTACCTGATACCCAGATGAGAAACGTTCTGAAAGACGAAGAGTGGAACGGAAAGGAAAAATTCGAGGCATTGCTAAGATTTGACCAG CTCAAAAAATCAATGCAGGATAAGAAAGCATTTGAAGGTTTCATCGAAGGAACAATTGAGCATATGCC TACATACCGATTCAGTCCAGGGCTAATGATGGACAAACTCGGTTACGACTTAAA GCGAAAACCTGCGTGGACGGATCGTATCTTGTATATGAATAGCTCCACGTCTCGCGTGCGTCAGCTCTCGTACAGGGCGCACCCAGAGATTGTGATGAGCGATCATAGACCTGTATCAGCCAACTTCGTCGTGGAC ATGGACTATTACGACAAGAACGAACTACGTTCGAGCGCGAGTGATTTATTTGACCAGGTGCATGATTTGGATGGGGAAAGTTCCCTTCACAAAGGGGGGCTTAGGGTGGACAACATGTATATCGATTTCGAGAAGATTGG ATATGATACAAAGGTTCAAAGAATGGTTACCGTGCGCAACACCAGCAAG TACGCCTGTGCTTTCAGATTTGTTCCCATTCAACTGGATGCTCCCATTC ATCCTGAATGGTTACATATCCACCCAATGCTT GGAGTCCTTCTTCCGAACGAAGCCACAGAAATAACATTGACAGCACACGTAGACAATGGCACTGCAGCAAAGCTCAACCAGAAAGCTTCAGATCTAAGTTCAACATTGATTCTACACACTGTACTTGGTAAAGACCAtttcatctccatctctgCGGAATATC AATACACATGCTTCGCCAATTCGTTGTCGAGGCTCACTAGGCTTAAGGCTCCGATACGATCCATGAACTCCCCGCACGATTTACTGCCAGAGAAAAATTCTATCAATGCTCCCCGCGAAGTCATGAGGCTGGTGAATTGGATGATGACAAGCACACCATCTTCG GATATGTTCCTTCAACCAGGTGACCCAATTTTAGTGAAAAATATACGAGAG TGTCTTGATACAGGAGATGAATTTCCGTATGCTCCCGATACTTCCGACACAAAGGTGTCAATGGCATTCGCAACAACCCTTCTTCTGTTATTGGATTCCCTTTCCGAGTCCGTGGTACCTGCCTCTTTACATCAGCGATGTCTAGAGATGAATGATCGAGATGAGGCCTTTGAG TTGCTTGACGCACTCCCGCCTGCATCCGTTAAC GTGTGGATATCGGTTACCGCGtttcttcattttatttGCCAGATATTATCCAAGAACACAAATTACACCGAGGATCTTG CGACGATATTTGCTCCCGTCCTTTTGCGCGATGACCCAACATCGACGGCTTTGTCAATATCACCGAATGGGAAACGTAGATTCCTGCTGTATTTCATTTCATAG